ATCTGGGTTTATTCGCTGATGGGAGATGAAGGCCAGCATTCGTTTGATCAGCTCGACCATATAGTGGCAGTCTGTGATCTCAGCAGCCTCATCCTCACTGCAGAATGTCTTGTTATCCTTTGTGATATTCAAGTTGCATAGCTGGTCCAGAGAACTGAAGATATATTTACGATGCTCAGCGATTTCTCCATTAGGACCCTGCATTGAAGGTCTCAGTTCCCATGCAGGTGCACCATGTTGGTCTATGGTAAGTTGGAAGAACAGATTGGTTTTTGTAGCTATGTTCAGCAGATGAGAATGTGGAAGGCCCTGAGTCTCACAGATGTAGCGCACTTGTTCAAACTCAGATTCGCCTGGATAAAGAGGCCATCCTAAATAAAGCTCAGCCATCACACAGCCTAGGGACCACATGTCCACCTTTTCACAGAAGGGAAGTCCAAGGAGAATCTCTGGAGCTCTGTAAAATCTGAAGGAAGAAAAGATAAATGTCCTATGTATATGCATTGTAATGATCAAGGCCATCACTTTAGACTTTTTAAATCCTCTTCCTATCTTCTATTTATCTTAGTGATCAATATAAATGTTGATAGAAATAGAGCACCAAAAATTCCTTTCCTTGTTTAGCGGGCTTCTTTCTGATGACAAGCGTGCGTGTCTATAATGCTATTGTCATACAGGGTTATGTTCACTATGTGTATGATCACGATGTGTATGATATAAATAGCCTGCTCTTGTGTTAGTCACATCTTCCAATGTCCAAATTTTCTAGAAGCTTCAGGATGATGAGTTGATGCAATGTTgatgtttctctgtgttgtGGAACACACTGAAAATTGATTTGAGGTCAATGCAAATTGTAAATATAGTCTCTTTTTAGTCATATTAAGTCctttcttagtaatttaccacCACATCTGAGAAAAACGTTGACTTTCCATATGGTTTTGTCTTGTTCCCACagtcactgcacctttaaattgTCCAtgcatgttagctaactaaagCCTAGTTTCCAGTAATATATCTTGGGTATTTTTCTATGGTTaactattttaatttacatcacagcactgttgaaatcTCTGgattgattggtcagaaagtgttgattaattttctacaacagtagCTCTAATtgcaaaacacaggtttatatttatgcacttgttctaatacgttatcatttctatagtaacaacttgcacagggactcgtatggcggacgctccacataagcagatttacaaaataaacagcCTTACCACTTACTTTTATAAAGAGCTGACTCTAGAGACGAATgccaaaaaacactaaataaacaattacacacattttaggttttctgacagacagagatagacagacatttTGCTCAGTTTTTTCCAAACCTGGACTGGATGTAGGGCTCTTTGACAAAGCGCACTTCACTGAAAATGCTGGATGAGCCAAAATCAATCAGTTTGACCCTGAATGGAAAGCGTTGCTGATTAACAATCATGATGTTTTCAGGTTTGAGGTCGGCGTGAATGATGGCCAGTTCTCTGAGTTTAGCTAATGCTGTCAGCATCTGGCAAGTAACAGTCCTGATGTTGCGCACAGGTAAAGGCCTGAAACCGTTCTCCTTTTGCAGCTCGTATAGGTTTTTTTCCAGCATCTCAAACACCAAGTAGTGCTGAGATGGGTCACAGAAAGCCTCAAAAAAGTGAACTATATGACTCGTCTTGAGGTTGGACCGTAACATGGTGGCGATCAGCTTCAGCTCATTTTTGATCAACTGGCTCCCAATGGCATTGTAACTCATAATTTTGACAGCCACCAGCTCTCCGTCGCTCTGTCTCCGGCATTTTACTACTTTTCCAAACGTGCCATTCCCCAGCACATCAAGAATATGATACACTTCAGTTTGTGAGTAGATAACAGACATTTCTCTGCATGCTCTGCTCCTCCTCACTTTATTTCAATAATAAACAGCCTGGTAAATAATTCCAGAACTTGTAAAAGGTGATATCACAATACCAAACCATTCTGTGATAGCATGTGGATacttgtaccttttttttttttttttttttttttttatcttcaagCTAACAGTGCATTAGCACTGACTTTTGCAAGAACCTGTCCTGGAAGTatttacatttgctcatttggctgatgcttttatccagcATGACACAGGATAccactgagcagttgagggtctTGTTCAAGGACCCAAACATGGCTTCTTAGCACTGCTGTGATTTGAACTCAATCATTTGATCAGTAagccaaagccttaaccactgagccaccatttTACCATCCTGGGCCCAAGGTAGGTATAGACATTGGATAGGACCTAGGGTCAATtaagagtagccagtccacttaCTGGCAAGGTTTTCAAATGAAGTACATGGCAGGCACGTATAGAGAACACACTACACTCAGACACAGAAACACTCAGGCTTCAGTTTGAACCACAGCCCCTGTAACTCTTAGGCACCAACCTGCTGCACTAACTTAACAATACAAAAAGACTTTATTAATGTCATTTTGCTTTacttgtgtttatatatttagcCATATAAACCACTTGACTGTTACTATTAAAGCATCTGATACAAACTGATTGTGAAAATACTGCAGTCAAATATCACAACTGAAACCCCCGCCTCAGTTTAGATGTGTAGTTGAATCGCATCAATCTGGCAACCATGCTCTCTTTCCAGACATTGCAGCAACATGGCGGTAAGTTCATTTCTCCACACCGAGCAACCTGGAAATATGCTAAAGCGTGATTCAAAGTTTGTTCAGTATCCATTTTAAGCTTTGGCACACAACTTTTGGAACAACAATGAAAAGTTTGTGCAGACTGATGGCGATGTATAAAGTGTAAATCTCTTTTATAAATTCTAATAACgtaattaatgtgtttttattgaaaGACTTATTTTGTAAGCTTATTCAGCGACCTAGTTACTGCTGGTTATTTTCTTACAGGTTTAGGTTTTTCATGGGGTCGActaaaaagttattattattttaccagtAGCTCTCAAGTGTGAAACATAgatttattaattgttttttaacaTATAGATATTAATCTCTCGGTTTTTCTCGGATAACCCCTTGAACTGGCGACCCCGCCGGTGAATGTGGTACGTGCCAGCTGCCTGGATGTGACTGGGTCTGGGCAGTTCCACTACCTGAAACGGGGAGGTGTTTCGCGTTCAGTTGGAGGATGTGTTTTGTAGAGCAGCCTTGAAGTGATGGGATTTccggctcttttcagtgagcCAAAGGAATCGGCTCAGGTCACCAATAAGAATCGATTCTTTCTACTCCTAAATTCCTAAATACCTCATACTCTACCTTCTGATTAATAaagtaacattttacatttgttttaaaaggtaggtaaataaatgcaaaactagtAATGTGTTGCTTATTTGGATTGAAAAATTCAGTAATTCTCtcagagagagagcatgtgtgcatgcatgcttgTATAAGGTGTGATAGCTGACAGAGATGACAGTATAAGGTGTGATAGCTGAAATAGAGCTGACATAACATTAGGTGTGATAGTTGACATAGCATTAGGTGTGATAGCTGACATAGAGCTGACATAGTATAATGTGCGATAGCTGACATAGAGATGACAGTATAAGGTGTGATAGCTGACAGAGCTGACATAGTGTAAGGTGTGATAGCTGATATAGAGCTGACATAACATTAGGTGTGATAGCTGACATAGTATAATGTGTGACAGCTGACATAGAGATGGCAGTATAAGGTGTGATAGCTGACAGAGCTGACATAACATTATGTGTGATAGTTGACATAGCATTAGGTGTGATAGCTGACATAGAGCTGACATTGTATAAGGTGTGATAGCTGACATAGAGCTGACATAGTATAATGTGTGATAGCTGACATAGATCTGACATAGTATAATGTGTGATAGCTGACATAGATCTGACATAGTATAATGTGTGAGAGCTGACATAGTATAATGTGTGATAGCTGACATAGAGATGACAGTATAAGGTGTGATAGCTGACATAGCATTAGGTGTGATAGCTGACATAGAACCAGATTACTTAGCTAACTGACGTGTCTACGTTTGCCAGcacttgaagaaaaaaatctttcagttTTGATTGTGTTGATGGAGTATACAGGCAATGTCACGGGGACATTAGACATCAGCCATCACAGCTATGTGTCAGAGGTGAGCTCAGTGGTGGTGTGGTGGCGTGGCAGTGATGGAGCTGAGaaattgatattttttattttgcgcCTGGATAATGTACGCGTGTATAAGCATATGGATAACATATGTTTTACCTTGTCGGTGTGATAGCTGACATAGAGCTGACATAGTATAAGGTGTGATAGCTGACATAGAGATGACATAGTATAAGGTGTGATAGCTGACATAGAGCTGACATAACATTAGGTGTGATAGCTGACATAGAGCTGACATAGTATAATGTGTGATAGCTGACATAGAGATGACATAGTATAAGGTGTGATAGCTGACATAGAGATGACATAGTATAATGTGTGATAGCTGACATAGAGCTGACATAGTATAAGGTGTGATAGCTAACTCCTTAGTGAAAGGCTCACTGTTGGCAAGCAACTATACTGACACACTAGTTTATAACCAAATCAGCCAGGTAGCTACTGTATAACATTGCTGGGTTATTTGGTGATAACTGGCAAAATAATGTTACTGCAGACGACACTTAGCTTCTCCTGTGGCTTCTGCCATAGTTTCTCAGGTCCATTCTCTGACTATAAGGTGTGATAGCTGACATAGAgcgcatgtgagagagagagagagagagagagagagagagagagagagagtgtgcgcgcgcgcgcgcgtgtgtgtgtgagagagagagagagagagagagagagagaattaattACTGGCCTGTTGTGTGTCAGTGGCAAACAGCAAACAGCAGCAGGCCAGTCTCACCTACATGCTCCTACAACTcctctactcacacacacacacacacacactgtgtgtatgtgtgtgtgcatgtgtatgcatCATGACCATGTTTAAGTTTTTAAAGAGCTTTATTGAATTTAAATATtgcataaaacaaaagaaataacacACCACATCATAAAGGTTTAGCTGGGGGGGCTGTTGCTTGCTGCTTATTTGTCAGCAAAGATACTATGATGACATGTTTGTCGAATTGCCATCCAgtacaattgtgtgtttgctAAATTCCGCCACTACACTTGGGGTTGGCTAATTAAGTTGAAAGAGGTTTGGTGGTGTTGGAATTTGAAATCTCAGGATACCTACATCTGTGATCactttagttatttagttaatGCTCTGCTATAAGCTGAACAAAGTATAAGTAATCGGTGACTTTTCACTGTCTAGATGTACTTCACCAGAATTTCTGCCCTTGATCGTAAAGTGAGTGGAATTACTCTTGAGTACAGCTTGAGACTCCAGAAATGTCTCTTTGAGctttgagctgtgtgtgtaagcCCGCAGACGACCCACAGGAGTTGAGACTGGATGTGTAGTTTTGTTTAGCTCAGTGCAAATTACATTCAATAAGATTATATCTCAGCATATTTTGATGGTGTGTTGTAACCCACCCTTGATTTCACTCTGGAGATAATTCTGAGTATAATTTCACTTAAATAAAACTTCTGCTCAGAACCAAAATAGaatttgtgtattgtttttcaagtattgtaaaatgtaatgttaatgCAAAGAGTCATAATATGAGtaatgtttctttctctgtctctctatctcaatctctctctctctttttttgtatttagttCAGACCAGCTGCTGTTGGATGTCTGCAGAGAGTGCTTTTCTGGCTAAGGGGAGACCCTCTGGAGCATTGGTTTTATCCATTGGGATTTGATTGGTTTGTGAAAACACGTGTGATGTACACGTTAGTCATTGCATTTGATTTTGTCACTCTGAGCTTCGTAGCAGTGCTGAAACATTGATGCTTCTTAtgctattatttaaatgtgccaGACTTGTTTGTAATTTGTTAAATTGTCtactgaaacaaataaaaagtagtTATAAAAATAGTTGATGATAGGTTAATTTATTACAAACTGAGAAAGTTGTAATCCTAAATTCTTTACAAATGTACctcaagtaataaaataatttttccaccacttatgtttttttttcttcctggattgtatttatattaaagttGGGTATATGAATGTTTAAGAATATTAAGATGATGAGCTCTCATTTGCCATAATATTGCACACTCCAGccaaaattgcaggtttttgtgatgtaaataatgaaactaagataaatcatatcagatctttttccaccttatagcagccaaagaaaaaaggaaaaagaaaaaacttacaacaacctggttgcataagtgtgcacacccctgaGTGTGTAAGACACCTCAGGATTTTTGTGTAAGAGTCTActaacttagcacatcttgctttggcaattttattccaccccttcttgcaaaaatgctccagatctatcaaattgtcaggggatctcctgtgcacagccctcttctaGTCATTCCACAGgcttttgataggatttagatctggggtatgactgggccattccaaaacatcaaTCATCTTCTTCTCacgccattcttttgttgacttggatttgtgctttgggtcattatcatgctggaaggtcaaattttctttcagctgtctaacagaggcttGCAGGTTTTGTGACAATATttattggtatttggagctattcatgATTTGCTTTTTCTTGACTAatgccccagtcccagctgaagagaagcagctccatagTATGATGTTGCAACCGcaatgcttcaccatgggtacggtgttctttgggtgataagctgtcttgaacatatcttttagaattatgcccaaaaaagTTCTACCTATGTCTCTTCAGACCATAATACATTTTTCCCACATGGTTTGGCAAAATGTAGGATGGTTTTCGGTGGGCTTTTTCAtcagaaagggcttctgtctagccaccccaccccatagcccagactcGTGATGAATACAAGAGACTGTTGTCACATACAGACCAGCACTAGCCATATATTcctgttgctgtaggtctcttggcagcctccctgataggTATTCCTTTTTTCGTTACATCAATTTTGAAgcgacgtcctgttcttggtgatgtcactgtggttcCTCAtcttctccacttgttgatggtCTTCATGGtgttacatctaatgttttggaaattcttttgtacccctctcctgatttgAAACCTTTCAACAATGAAATCAAGTACATGCTTTATACGCTCTTATTGcttcagatgaaaccaagatgtcaagaaaaagctacagaaacagctgatctttatttagcgttaatcagaatcatgtaattgatgacaggtgtatgataattacttttgaacac
The genomic region above belongs to Pangasianodon hypophthalmus isolate fPanHyp1 chromosome 6, fPanHyp1.pri, whole genome shotgun sequence and contains:
- the LOC113526481 gene encoding homeodomain-interacting protein kinase 4, producing the protein MSVIYSQTEVYHILDVLGNGTFGKVVKCRRQSDGELVAVKIMSYNAIGSQLIKNELKLIATMLRSNLKTSHIVHFFEAFCDPSQHYLVFEMLEKNLYELQKENGFRPLPVRNIRTVTCQMLTALAKLRELAIIHADLKPENIMIVNQQRFPFRVKLIDFGSSSIFSEVRFVKEPYIQSRFYRAPEILLGLPFCEKVDMWSLGCVMAELYLGWPLYPGESEFEQVRYICETQGLPHSHLLNIATKTNLFFQLTIDQHGAPAWELRPSMQGPNGEIAEHRKYIFSSLDQLCNLNITKDNKTFCSEDEAAEITDCHYMVELIKRMLAFISHQRINPDAALRHSFITLTHLDSPDTQSYYDLSLWELQKALIQTSSPGHRVKNCNPKAEQETGNLGRLKEE